The proteins below are encoded in one region of Apium graveolens cultivar Ventura chromosome 4, ASM990537v1, whole genome shotgun sequence:
- the LOC141718351 gene encoding EID1-like F-box protein 2, which produces MTIMKVYRCVHSASCVCTKGHLSEEVIFLLLQHLNWNPKIIASLSRVCKWFDDLAKRVLWKEFCRTRAPKMMLDLQSSGSHSIDGNWRALGKLLIYCSGCTKGGLFSNTNIPGHFAQRTRFSRTSGKSFLLPKCRSDVLYVSDPCEHLDQGEEGDVGFFRGVFKSFGVSKVRKMLIGRGARLHPTEVCPYCKAKLWSMLQAKMIPQSASCRLGSYDDAIEYYVCLNGHVLGICTLLPLSDSEEASDLE; this is translated from the coding sequence ATGACGATAATGAAGGTGTATCGCTGTGTACACTCAGCAAGCTGTGTCTGTACAAAAGGACATTTAAGTGAAGAAGTTATTTTCTTACTACTTCAGCATTTAAACTGGAATCCTAAGATAATTGCAAGTCTTTCTCGTGTATGCAAATGGTTCGACGATCTGGCTAAAAGAGTACTCTGGAAGGAATTTTGCCGGACAAGAGCTCCAAAAATGATGCTTGATTTACAATCTAGTGGGAGTCACAGTATTGATGGGAACTGGAGGGCACTAGGAAAATTGCTTATATATTGCTCAGGATGTACCAAGGGTGGATTGTTTAGCAACACTAATATACCTGGCCACTTTGCGCAAAGAACTCGGTTCTCTCGGACCTCAGGAAAAAGTTTTCTTTTACCTAAATGCAGATCAGATGTTTTGTATGTTTCCGACCCTTGTGAACATCTTGACCAAGGGGAAGAGGGAGATGTTGGGTTTTTCAGGGGCGTGTTCAAGTCGTTTGGAGTGTCAAAAGTTCGGAAGATGCTAATTGGAAGAGGGGCTAGACTTCATCCAACAGAAGTGTGTCCATATTGCAAGGCAAAACTGTGGAGCATGCTGCAAGCAAAGATGATACCACAAAGTGCTAGCTGCAGGTTAGGTTCTTACGATGATGCAATTGAGTATTATGTGTGTCTCAATGGACATGTTCTTGGAATTTGCACATTATTGCCGTTGTCTGATTCAGAAGAGGCATCTGACTTAGAGTGA